A genome region from Populus alba chromosome 3, ASM523922v2, whole genome shotgun sequence includes the following:
- the LOC118028495 gene encoding RNA-binding NOB1-like protein, with the protein MENPSPAPPSTTQCWSNIVKNQQPSPPPAPSQQQQDQLYVESCKSTHGISVAVIDANAVIQGGEKLNNLADKFVTVPEVLAEIRDPVSRHRLAFIPFSIDCREPSPDSLNKVIKFARATGDLQTLSDVDLKLIALTYTLETQLHGTKHIRDAPPPVHTVNVKRLPEKDMPGWGSNVPNLEEWEALEQETGDGIDPSSRILPLKDISLNVMPADDQSEDGSMGTGGEANSENFEDVEHGSRKPRRFPPKKKDINLEGKKMVAGGIDASQGQFDDNAGDWMPAVSRSTHRRYLRRKGRRDFNEALLEKDSQQDLEKSMDDSTIEVASVPDQVVHQSLISEESMMTEVKNCDGDVSLILKQMRLEEGSLEAAQGEKGENSTSAETEINDSRDMEASLDHIENIDVETRRVDIASAESDHLEISSQIHESVDASYSDDNDSEQSWMVRSLSESSVACVTSDFAMQNVLLQMGLRLLAPGGNQIRQLHRWILKCHACYTVTAEIGRIFCPKCGNGGTLRKVAVTVGENGIVLADRRPRITLRGTKFSLPSPQGGRDAITKNLILREDQLPQKFLYPKTKKKVNKEGDDIFSVRDDIFGHHTDKKTSFRPPIRQALAVFSGKRNPNDNHYARPKH; encoded by the exons ATGGAGAATCCCTCACCAGCACCTCCATCAACTACTCAATGCTGGAGTAACATAGTAAAGAACCAGcaaccatcaccaccaccagcaccatcACAGCAACAGCAAGACCAGTTGTATGTGGAGAGTTGCAAGTCGACACACGGCATATCAGTGGCGGTTATTGATGCAAACGCCGTCATACAGGGCGGAGAGAAGCTCAACAACTTGGCCGACAAGTTCGTCACCGTCCCTGAAGTCCTCGCCGAGATTCGCGATCCTGTTTCTCGCCATCGACTTGCTTTCATTCCTTTCTCAATTGATTGCAGGGAACCCTCCCCTGATTCCCTcaataaag TTATCAAGTTTGCGAGAGCAACTGGAGATTTACAGACCCTATCTGATGTTGATCTTAAACTCATTGCATTGACATATACATTGGAGACACAACTTCACGGGACTAAACATATTAGGGATGCGCCACCCCCTGTCCATACAGTCAATGTGAAGAGGCTGCCTGAAAAGGACATGCCAGGGTGGGGTTCTAATGTTCCTAATTTGGAAGAATGGGAAGCTTTGGAACAAGAAACTGGAGATGGGATAGATCCCAGCTCGAGAATTCTTCCCTTAAAAGACATAAGCTTGAACGTTATGCCTGCTGATGACCAATCCGAAGATGGTTCGATGGGGACTGGAGGGGAAGCAAATTCTGAGAATTTTGAAGATGTTGAACATGGTTCGAGGAAGCCCAGGAGATTTCCACCCAAGAAAAAAGACATAAACCTTGAAGGGAAAAAGATGGTTGCTGGTGGAATTGATGCCTCGCAGGGACAATTTGATGATAATGCTGGTGATTGGATGCCTGCTGTTAGTCGAAGCACTCATAGAAGATATCTTAGAAGAAAAGGTAGACGTGATTTTAATGAAGCATTATTAGAGAAAGATAGCCAGCAAGATCTAGAGAAAAGTATGGATGACAGCACTATTGAGGTAGCTAGTGTCCCAGATCAAGTGGTACATCAAAGTTTGATATCTGAGGAGAGTATGATGACAGAGGTGAAGAACTGTGATGGTGATGTTTCcttgattttaaaacaaatgaGACTGGAAGAAGGTTCACTGGAGGCTGCTCAAGGTGAGAAAGGAGAGAACAGTACTTCTGCAGAGACAGAGATTAACGATTCTAGGGACATGGAAGCTTCCTTAGATCACATTGAAAACATTGATGTTGAGACGAGAAGAGTTGATATTGCCAGTGCAGAATCAGATCACTTGGAGATCTCAAGCCAGATTCACGAAAGTGTTGATGCATCATATTCAGATGATAATGATAGCGAGCAAAGCTGGATGGTCAGATCCTTATCTGAGTCAAGTGTAGCTTGTGTAACTAGTGACTTTGCAATGCAGAATGTACTTCTGCAAATGGGCTTACGACTGCTGGCACCTGGAGGAAATCAAATCCGCCAGCTGCACAG GTGGATACTGAAATGCCATGCCTGCTATACCGTCACAGCTGAAATTGGGAGGATATTTTGTCCGAAGTGTGGAAATGGCGGCACTTTAAGAAAGGTTGCTGTAACAGTTGGTGAGAATGGAATTGTTTTGGCTGATCGTAGGCCACGGATTACTCTGCGCGGTACAAAA TTTTCACTGCCTTCACCACAAGGTGGGAGGGATGCTATCACTAAGAATCTCATTCTGCGCGAGGATCAGCTACCACAAAAGTTCCTCTACCCTAAGacgaagaagaaagtgaacaagGAG GGAGATGACATCTTCTCGGTTCGGGATGACATCTTTGGCCACCATACTGATAAAAAAACTTCTTTCCGGCCTCCGATAAGGCAAGCATTAGCAGTTTTTAGCGGGAAAAGGAATCCAAATGACAATCACTATGCTCGTCCTAAGCACTGA